From Pan paniscus chromosome 9, NHGRI_mPanPan1-v2.0_pri, whole genome shotgun sequence, the proteins below share one genomic window:
- the LOC100983049 gene encoding LOW QUALITY PROTEIN: olfactory receptor 4P4 (The sequence of the model RefSeq protein was modified relative to this genomic sequence to represent the inferred CDS: inserted 1 base in 1 codon; substituted 1 base at 1 genomic stop codon): MEKSNNSTLFILLGFSQNKNIEVLCFVLFLFCYIAIWMGNLLIMISITCTQLIHQPMYFFLNYLSLSDLCYTSTVTPKLMVDLLXRKTISYNNCMIQLFTTHFFGGIEIFILTGMAYDRYVAICKPLHYTIIMSRQRCNTIIIVCCTGGFIHSASQFLLTIFVPFCGPNEIDHYFCDVYPLLKLACSNIHMIGLLVIANSGLIALVTFVVLLLSYVFILYTIRAYSAESRSKALATCSSHVMVVVLFFAPALFIYIRPVTTFSEDKVFALFYTIIAPMFNPLIYTLRNTEMKNAMRKVWCCQILLKRNXLF; the protein is encoded by the exons ATGGAAAAAAGCAATAATAGCACTTTGTTTATTCTCTTGGGGTTTTCCCAAAATAAGAACATTGAAGTCCTctgctttgtattatttttgttttgctacaTTGCTATTTGGATGGGAAACTTACTCATAATGATTTCTATCACGTGCACCCAGCTCATTCACCAACCCATGTATTTCTTCCTCAATTACCTCTCACTCTCCGACCTTTGCTACACATCCACAGTGACCCCCAAATTAATGGTTGACTTAC GCAGAAAGACCATTTCCTATAATAACTGTATGATACAACTCTTTACCACCCATTTTTTTGGAGGCATAGAGATCTTCATTCTCACAGGGATGGCCTATGACCGctatgtggccatctgcaagccccTGCACTACACCATTATCATGAGCAGGCAAAGGTGTAACACAATCATCATAGTTTGTTGTACTGGGGGATTTATACATTCTGCCAGTCAGTTTCTTCTCACCATCTTTGTACCATTTTGTGGCCCAAATGAGATAGATCACTACTTCTGTGATGTGTATCCTTTGCTGAAATTGGCCTGTTCTAATATACACATGATAGGTCTCTTAGTCATTGCTAATTCAGGCTTAATTGCTTTGGTGACATTTGTTGTCTTGTTGTTGTCTTATGTTTTTATATTGTATACCATCAGAGCATACTCTGCAGAGAGCCGCAGCAAAGCTCTTGCCACTTGTAGTTCTCATGTAATGGTTGTGGTCCTGTTTTTTGCACCTGCATTGTTCATTTACATTAGACCGGTCACAACATTCTCAGAAGATAAAGTGTTTGCCCTTTTTTATACCATCATTGCTCCCATGTTCAACCCTCTCATATACACGCTGAGAAACACAGAGATGAAGAACGCCATGAGGAAAGTGTGGTGTTGTCAAATACTCCTGAAAAGAAATTAACTTTTCTGA